Proteins from a genomic interval of Zonotrichia leucophrys gambelii isolate GWCS_2022_RI chromosome 5, RI_Zleu_2.0, whole genome shotgun sequence:
- the MDK gene encoding midkine isoform X2 produces the protein MQVRSLFLLLVLILVAATSEAGKNKKEKTKKDGSKCEDWRWGPCVPNSKDCGLGYREGTCKGESKKLKCKIPCNWKKKFGADCKYKFESWGGCSAQTGLKTRSGILKKALYNAQCEETVYVTKPCSSKIKSKSKAKKGKGKD, from the exons ATGCAGGTTCGGagtctcttcctcctcctggtgCTGATCCTGGTGGCCGCCACCTCCGAGGCTGGCAAGAACAAGAAAG aaaagacaaagaagGATGGCTCTAAGTGTGAGGACTGGCGCTGGGGACCCTGTGTTCCCAACAGTAAGGACTGTGGCCTGGGCTACCGCGAGGGAACTTGCAAAGGTGAGAGTAAGAAGCTCAAGTGCAAGATCCCCTGCAACTGGAAGAAGAAATTTGGAG CTGACTGCAAGTACAAATTTGAgagctggggaggctgcagtgCTCAGACTGGCCTGAAGACTCGCTCCGGAATCCTGAAGAAGGCCCTGTACAATGCCCAGTGTGAGGAGACTGTCTATGTGAccaagccctgctcctccaAGATCAAGTCGAAGTCCAAAG CAAAGAAGGGCAAGGGGAAGGACTAG
- the MDK gene encoding midkine isoform X3 codes for MPEGRMQVRSLFLLLVLILVAATSEAGKNKKEKTKKDGSKCEDWRWGPCVPNSKDCGLGYREGTCKGESKKLKCKIPCNWKKKFGADCKYKFESWGGCSAQTGLKTRSGILKKALYNAQCEETVYVTKPCSSKIKSKSKAKKGKGKD; via the exons GCAGGATGCAGGTTCGGagtctcttcctcctcctggtgCTGATCCTGGTGGCCGCCACCTCCGAGGCTGGCAAGAACAAGAAAG aaaagacaaagaagGATGGCTCTAAGTGTGAGGACTGGCGCTGGGGACCCTGTGTTCCCAACAGTAAGGACTGTGGCCTGGGCTACCGCGAGGGAACTTGCAAAGGTGAGAGTAAGAAGCTCAAGTGCAAGATCCCCTGCAACTGGAAGAAGAAATTTGGAG CTGACTGCAAGTACAAATTTGAgagctggggaggctgcagtgCTCAGACTGGCCTGAAGACTCGCTCCGGAATCCTGAAGAAGGCCCTGTACAATGCCCAGTGTGAGGAGACTGTCTATGTGAccaagccctgctcctccaAGATCAAGTCGAAGTCCAAAG CAAAGAAGGGCAAGGGGAAGGACTAG
- the CHRM4 gene encoding muscarinic acetylcholine receptor M4, which produces MAAENRSAPGGGAPWAGLPDFIFQKELFAVRDTDPMHNLSAQPWQAKMANLTYDNFTLGNHSEVAVQPPTNYKTVELVFIATVTGSLSLVTVVGNILVMLSIKVNRQLQTVNNYFLFSLACADLIIGVFSMNLYTVYIIKGYWPLGAVVCDLWLALDYVVSNASVMNLLIISFDRYFCVTKPLTYPARRTTKMAGLMIAAAWILSFILWAPAILFWQFIVGKRTVPERECYIQFLSNPAVTFGTAIAAFYLPVVIMTVLYIHISLASRSRVRRHKPESRKERKTKSLRFLKGPMVKQNNNNSPKRAVEVKEEVRNGKVDDQPSAQTEATGHQEEKETSNESSTVSMTQTTKDKPTAEVLPAGQGQSPAIPRVNPTSKWSKIKIVTKQSGSECVTAIEIVPAKSGASNHNSLANSRPVNVARKFASIARSQVRKKRQMAAREKKVTRTIFAILLAFILTWAPYNVMVLINTFCETCVPETVWSIGYWLCYVNSTINPACYALCNATFKKTFKHLLMCQYRNIGTAR; this is translated from the exons aTTTCATCTTCCAGAAGGAGCTATTTGCTGTGAGAGACACAG ATCCCATGCACAAcctctctgctcagccctggcaggcaaAGATGGCCAACCTGACCTATGACAACTTCACCCTGGGCAACCACTCCGAGGTGGCTGTGCAGCCTCCCACCAACTACAAGACAGTGGAGCTGGTTTTCATTGCCACTGTCACCGGCTCACTCAGCCTTGTCACTGTGGTGGGGAACATCCTGGTGATGCTCTCCATCAAGGTGAACCGCCAGCTCCAGACTGTCAACAACTATTTCCTCTTCAGCCTGGCCTGCGCAGACCTCATCATCGGGGTCTTCTCCATGAACCTCTACACGGTCTACATCATCAAAGGCTACTGGCCACTGGGGGCCGTGGTGTGCGACCTGTGGCTGGCTCTGGACTATGTGGTGAGCAATGCCTCTGTCATGAACCTGCTCATCATCAGCTTTGACCGGTACTTCTGTGTCACCAAGCCCCTGACGTACCCGGCCAGGAGGACCACCAAGATGGCAGGGCTAATGATCGCGGCCGCGTGGATATTGTCCTTCATTCTCTGGGCCCCTGCCATCTTGTTCTGGCAGTTCATTGTAGGCAAGAGGacagtccctgagagggaatGTTACATCCAGTTCCTCTCCAACCCAGCGGTGACATTTGGCACAGCCATTGCTGCTTTTTACCTGCCCGTGGTCATCATGACGGTGCTGTACATCCATATCTCCCTGGCCAGCAGAAGCAGGGTAAGGAGGCACAAGCCTGAGAgcaggaaagagaggaaaaccaAGTCCCTCAGATTCCTCAAGGGCCCCATGGTCAAACAGAACAACAATAATTCTCCCAAGAGGGCTGTGGAGGTGAAGGAGGAGGTGAGGAATGGGAAAGTGGATGACCAGCCATCTGCACAGACAGAGGCCACTGGCCatcaggaggagaaggagacaTCCAATGAGTCCAGCACCGTCAGCATGACCCAGACCACAAAAGACAAGCCCACAGCAGAAGTCTtgccagcagggcaaggacaGAGTCCAGCCATCCCCCGGGTGAACCCAACTTCCAAGTGGTCCAAGATTAAGATTGTCACCAAGCAGTCTGGGTCTGAATGTGTCACCGCCATTGAGATCGTGCCAGCTAAGTCAGGTGCCTCTAACCACAACTCCCTGGCCAACAGCCGCCCAGTCAATGTTGCCAGGAAGTTTGCCAGCATCGCCAGGAGCCAGGTACGGAAGAAGCGCCAGATGGCTGCCCGGGAGAAGAAAGTCACCCGCACCATATTTGCCATCCTGCTGGCCTTCATACTCACGTGGGCACCCTACAACGTGATGGTCCTCATTAACACCTTCTGTGAGACCTGCGTGCCCGAAACAGTGTGGTCCATCGGCTACTGGCTCTGCTATGTCAACAGCACCATCAACCCAGCCTGCTATGCCCTCTGCAATGCTACTTTCAAGAAAACCTTCAAGCACCTTCTCATGTGCCAGTACAGGAACATTGGCACAGCCAGATAA